One segment of Streptomyces sp. NBC_00576 DNA contains the following:
- a CDS encoding acetyl-CoA acetyltransferase, translating into MSSHGIRDRVAIVGMGCTPFGEHWTRSADDLLIDAVGEAVTSAGITLDDIDAYWFGTQASGVSGLTLSRALHLPNKPVTRVENMCATGSEALRNACYAVASGAYDVAMAVGVEKLKDSGMSGLSGTVIPGAGDDSRGEITAPANFSLLAPAYAAKYGLAEAEMKDVITRIAWKNHVNGARNPRAQFRKEVSPERIRSAPIVAGMLGVFDCSGVSDGSAAAIVVRAEDAYKYTDKPIFVKALSFVAGPADGLLDPAYDFTTFPEVVASAQEAYRQAGITDPRTELALAEVHDCFTPTELVLMEDLGFSERGQGWKDVTSGAFDLDGSLPVNPDGGLKAFGHPIGASGLRMMFEAWLQLRGEAPPERTAKSVAEGRSLALTHNLGGGPGECVSFVSIVGSQLTDQKR; encoded by the coding sequence ATGAGCTCACACGGAATCCGGGACCGGGTCGCGATCGTCGGCATGGGCTGCACGCCCTTCGGCGAGCACTGGACCCGATCGGCCGACGACCTCCTGATCGACGCAGTCGGCGAGGCGGTCACCTCGGCCGGCATCACCCTCGACGACATCGACGCGTACTGGTTCGGCACCCAGGCCTCCGGTGTGTCCGGGCTGACCCTGAGCCGGGCTCTCCACCTCCCCAACAAGCCGGTCACCCGCGTCGAGAACATGTGCGCGACCGGCTCCGAGGCCCTGCGCAACGCCTGCTACGCCGTCGCCTCCGGCGCATACGACGTGGCCATGGCGGTCGGCGTGGAGAAACTGAAGGACTCCGGCATGTCCGGGCTGTCCGGCACCGTCATACCGGGCGCGGGCGACGACAGCCGCGGCGAGATCACCGCCCCCGCAAACTTCTCCCTCCTCGCCCCCGCCTACGCCGCCAAGTACGGCCTCGCGGAGGCGGAGATGAAGGACGTCATCACCCGCATCGCCTGGAAGAACCACGTAAACGGGGCCCGCAACCCCCGCGCCCAGTTCCGCAAGGAAGTGTCGCCGGAGCGCATCCGGTCCGCGCCGATCGTCGCGGGCATGCTAGGCGTGTTCGACTGCTCGGGAGTGTCGGACGGCTCGGCGGCGGCGATCGTCGTACGCGCCGAGGACGCCTACAAGTACACCGACAAGCCGATCTTCGTGAAGGCGCTGTCCTTCGTCGCCGGTCCGGCGGACGGACTCCTGGACCCGGCGTACGACTTCACCACCTTCCCCGAGGTCGTCGCCTCCGCCCAGGAGGCCTACCGCCAGGCGGGCATCACGGACCCGCGCACCGAACTGGCCCTGGCCGAGGTCCACGACTGCTTCACGCCAACCGAGTTGGTGCTCATGGAGGACCTGGGCTTCTCCGAGCGCGGGCAGGGCTGGAAGGACGTCACCAGCGGGGCGTTCGACCTGGACGGCTCGCTGCCGGTCAATCCGGACGGCGGTCTGAAGGCCTTCGGCCACCCCATAGGCGCCTCGGGCCTGCGCATGATGTTCGAGGCCTGGCTCCAACTGCGCGGCGAGGCACCGCCCGAGCGGACCGCCAAGTCCGTGGCCGAGGGGCGCTCGCTCGCCCTGACACACAACCTCGGCGGCGGCCCCGGCGAATGCGTCTCCTTCGTGTCGATCGTCGGCAGTCAACTCACCGACCAGAAAAGGTAG
- a CDS encoding branched-chain amino acid ABC transporter permease/ATP-binding protein has protein sequence MDDILRFALLGLGLGALYTLTAHGIVLVYRGSGVLNFAHGAIGMAGAYVQWELAVQHGVPYWPAVACGVLASALLGVLTHLLVLRPLRRASSLARLVATLAVFIVLTAIAVKRYGDSLQLVPGKLPTRLLTIAGATVTEDRVWLLAIAVVVTAALHLLYKHTLFGLGTTAVAENEGAAASLGWSPDLIATGNWALGSALAGLTGILIVPVIGLSVTGLTTLLLSALAAALVGRFSSFPVTLAGGLVIGGVQSELTRFGSDVTGLASSVPFLFIALVLVARGKALPLRGTFLDRLPALGSGRVRPVPLALAVAVGLLLVSLSTPLWADAITTTLVMALIILSIVVVTGYAGQVSLAAYALAGTGAFIAGHAAADWGWPFELALLAGVLGTVPIGLLFALPAVRTRGVNLAIITLGLGTTLEAMVFQNTDLSTTPGSDGIAVGKQTLFGISISGVDHPQRYATVVLVMFVAATLVVANVRRSRTGRRLIAVRANERAAAALGIDVRAAKLYAFGLSAAIAALAGVLTGFRSTSVVFSDFASFESITALGLAVIGGVGFLVGPLFGAVFAAGTVGARFGDLVLPGLSEWMPLIGGIILVLTLVGNQDGIGKELGRQAAGVHRRLSAGRGASVPETGRVEAAVAVRRAAPLPLHVRDLTVRYGGVVAVDGLSLDVEPGRIVGLIGPNGAGKTSAIDAVTGFTRAASGSVRLGDRDATRLPVHRRAAAGLSRSFQSLELFEDMTVLDNLYAACDRPGRWTYLTDLIRPGSRPLPAHVLVTVREFGLQDSLDRPVGDLSYGERRLLAIARAVAASPSVLLLDEPAAGLSDDETRELAHLVRRLAEDWGMGVLLVEHDVDMVMSVCDQVVVLDFGRRICAGTPEEVRRDPAVRAAYLGDLEPETPASTTQN, from the coding sequence ATGGACGACATCCTCAGGTTCGCGCTGCTCGGCCTGGGTCTGGGCGCCCTCTACACGCTCACTGCGCACGGCATCGTCCTGGTCTACCGGGGCTCCGGAGTCCTGAACTTCGCGCACGGCGCGATCGGGATGGCGGGTGCCTACGTCCAGTGGGAGCTGGCCGTTCAGCACGGCGTGCCGTACTGGCCGGCCGTCGCCTGCGGGGTGCTCGCCTCCGCGCTGCTGGGGGTGCTCACCCATCTGCTGGTGCTCCGCCCGCTGCGCCGGGCGTCCTCACTGGCCCGGTTGGTCGCCACCCTGGCGGTGTTCATCGTGCTCACCGCGATCGCCGTCAAGCGCTACGGCGACAGCCTGCAGCTGGTGCCGGGCAAGCTGCCGACCCGGCTGCTGACGATCGCCGGGGCGACGGTGACCGAGGACCGCGTGTGGCTGCTCGCCATCGCGGTCGTCGTGACCGCGGCCCTCCATCTCCTCTACAAGCACACCCTGTTCGGCTTGGGCACCACCGCGGTCGCGGAGAACGAGGGCGCCGCCGCCTCGCTCGGCTGGTCCCCGGACCTGATCGCCACCGGCAACTGGGCGCTCGGCTCGGCGCTCGCAGGGCTGACGGGCATTCTGATCGTGCCGGTCATCGGTCTGTCGGTGACCGGGCTGACCACCCTTCTGCTGAGCGCGCTGGCCGCCGCCCTGGTCGGCAGATTCTCGTCGTTCCCCGTCACCCTGGCGGGCGGTCTCGTCATCGGCGGCGTCCAGTCCGAACTGACCCGCTTCGGCTCCGACGTCACCGGGCTCGCCTCGTCGGTGCCGTTCCTCTTCATCGCACTGGTGCTGGTCGCCCGCGGCAAGGCGCTGCCACTGCGCGGCACGTTCCTGGACCGGCTGCCCGCCCTCGGCTCCGGCAGGGTCCGCCCGGTGCCGCTGGCTCTCGCCGTCGCGGTGGGGCTGCTGCTGGTGAGCCTGTCGACTCCGCTGTGGGCCGACGCGATCACCACCACCCTGGTGATGGCGTTGATCATCCTGTCGATCGTCGTGGTCACCGGTTACGCGGGACAGGTCTCCCTCGCGGCCTACGCCCTCGCCGGGACCGGCGCCTTCATCGCCGGGCACGCGGCGGCCGACTGGGGCTGGCCCTTCGAACTCGCCCTGCTGGCAGGCGTGTTGGGCACAGTGCCGATCGGCCTGCTGTTCGCGCTCCCGGCGGTCCGCACGCGCGGCGTCAACCTCGCCATCATCACGCTCGGGCTCGGCACAACTCTGGAGGCGATGGTCTTCCAGAACACCGATCTGTCGACGACCCCCGGCAGCGACGGCATCGCCGTGGGCAAGCAGACCCTCTTCGGGATCAGCATCTCCGGGGTCGACCATCCGCAGCGGTACGCCACCGTGGTGCTCGTGATGTTCGTCGCCGCCACGCTCGTGGTCGCCAACGTGCGGCGCAGCCGAACCGGCCGCCGGCTCATCGCCGTACGGGCGAACGAGCGGGCCGCCGCCGCTCTGGGCATCGACGTGCGCGCGGCCAAGCTCTACGCGTTCGGCCTGTCCGCCGCCATCGCCGCGCTCGCCGGAGTCCTCACCGGCTTCCGCTCGACCTCCGTGGTCTTCTCCGACTTCGCCAGCTTCGAGTCCATCACCGCTCTCGGGCTCGCCGTCATCGGAGGGGTCGGCTTCCTCGTCGGCCCGCTGTTCGGCGCGGTCTTCGCGGCGGGCACGGTGGGTGCCCGCTTCGGGGACCTGGTGCTGCCCGGACTGAGCGAGTGGATGCCGCTGATCGGCGGGATCATCCTGGTACTGACACTGGTGGGCAACCAGGACGGCATCGGCAAGGAGCTCGGCAGGCAGGCGGCGGGCGTGCACCGCAGGCTGTCCGCCGGGCGCGGTGCGAGCGTGCCGGAGACCGGGCGCGTGGAGGCGGCGGTAGCGGTGCGCCGAGCTGCGCCACTCCCCCTCCACGTGCGGGATCTGACCGTGCGTTACGGCGGTGTCGTCGCCGTCGACGGGCTCTCGCTGGACGTGGAGCCGGGCCGGATCGTCGGTCTCATCGGGCCCAACGGGGCCGGCAAGACCTCCGCGATCGACGCCGTCACCGGCTTCACCCGGGCCGCGTCCGGCAGTGTGCGTCTCGGCGACCGGGACGCGACGCGCCTGCCGGTGCACCGACGTGCCGCCGCCGGGCTCAGCCGGTCCTTCCAGTCTCTGGAGCTGTTCGAGGACATGACCGTCCTGGACAACCTGTACGCGGCCTGCGACCGGCCCGGCCGGTGGACGTACCTCACGGACCTGATCCGCCCCGGCAGCCGGCCGCTCCCGGCCCATGTGCTGGTCACCGTACGGGAGTTCGGTCTCCAGGACAGTCTGGACCGGCCGGTGGGCGACCTGTCCTACGGTGAACGACGGCTGCTGGCCATCGCCCGCGCGGTGGCCGCCTCGCCGTCCGTACTGCTCCTCGACGAGCCGGCGGCAGGGCTGTCGGACGACGAGACGCGGGAGCTGGCCCACCTGGTGCGGCGGCTCGCCGAGGACTGGGGCATGGGGGTGCTGCTCGTCGAGCACGACGTCGACATGGTCATGAGCGTCTGCGACCAGGTCGTCGTCCTGGACTTCGGCCGCCGGATCTGCGCCGGTACGCCGGAGGAGGTGCGCCGCGATCCGGCGGTCCGGGCGGCCTACCTGGGCGACCTGGAGCCGGAGACGCCGGCGTCAACCACCCAGAACTGA
- a CDS encoding SDR family NAD(P)-dependent oxidoreductase: protein MGRLDDKIAIVTGAASGIGAATARRLAAEGAHTVVADLNLDGAKAVTEEIRAAGGSATAIPVDLGDVASVRAMVATAVETYGGLDVLHNNAAATHLAARQDLAVLDADPAVWDDTMRINLRGTMVAIQAAVPHMIARGGGSVINTSSGAGLAGDLRNPAYGASKAALINLTQYVATQYGKQGVRCNAIAPGFIVTPASSGSAHGAIREAMLRHHLTPRLGLPEDVASAVVFLASDESAFITGHTLRVDGGLLSHQPYVADLRDA from the coding sequence ATGGGGCGACTCGACGACAAGATCGCGATAGTCACCGGAGCCGCGTCCGGCATCGGCGCGGCCACCGCCCGCCGCCTGGCGGCCGAGGGTGCGCACACGGTGGTCGCCGACCTGAACCTCGACGGCGCCAAGGCGGTGACGGAGGAGATCCGCGCCGCCGGGGGCTCCGCGACGGCGATCCCGGTCGACCTGGGTGACGTGGCGAGCGTACGGGCCATGGTGGCCACGGCCGTCGAGACGTACGGCGGCCTCGACGTCCTGCACAACAACGCGGCGGCCACCCACCTCGCCGCCCGCCAGGACCTCGCCGTCCTGGACGCCGACCCGGCGGTCTGGGACGACACGATGCGCATCAACCTGCGCGGGACCATGGTCGCCATCCAGGCCGCCGTACCGCACATGATCGCGCGAGGCGGCGGCTCGGTGATCAACACCTCGTCCGGGGCCGGCCTCGCGGGCGATCTGCGCAACCCGGCGTACGGCGCCTCCAAAGCCGCCCTCATCAACCTCACGCAGTACGTCGCCACCCAGTACGGCAAACAGGGCGTGCGCTGCAACGCCATCGCACCGGGGTTCATCGTCACGCCGGCGAGCTCCGGCTCGGCGCACGGGGCGATCCGGGAGGCGATGCTGCGTCATCACCTCACCCCGCGCCTGGGACTTCCCGAGGACGTCGCCTCGGCGGTCGTGTTCCTCGCCTCCGACGAGTCCGCCTTCATCACCGGGCACACCCTGCGCGTCGACGGCGGACTGCTGTCGCATCAGCCGTACGTCGCGGATCTGCGGGACGCGTAA
- a CDS encoding GDSL-type esterase/lipase family protein produces the protein MRSRRHPLLAALLAALFVFATGLGLAGAPSAAAAAPVRIMPLGDSITGSPGCWRSLLWNQLQNAGYTDIDFVGTLNAQSCALTHDADNEGHGGFQATATADQNLLPGWLAATRPDIVVMHFGTNDVWSSIAPDTILAAYTKLVGQMRASNPAMKVLVAQLIPINPSSCAECAARTVAFNQRIPAWVQGITTAQSPVTVVDQWTGFDSATDTNDGVHPNASGDAKMAARWYPALSALLTPGDPGDPGDPGSGGCSAAFRAVSVWQGGYQGEVTVTNTSSTAAISSWVVTLVLPTGSQVTQVWNGALTGTTVRNAGYNGTVTAGASTTFGFLASTSAAAGTPAVTATCSAS, from the coding sequence ATGCGCAGCAGACGCCACCCCCTCCTCGCCGCTTTGCTGGCCGCCCTGTTCGTCTTCGCCACCGGTTTAGGCCTGGCCGGCGCCCCGTCCGCCGCCGCCGCGGCCCCGGTGCGCATCATGCCGCTCGGTGACTCCATCACCGGCTCCCCTGGCTGCTGGCGCTCCCTCCTCTGGAACCAGCTGCAGAACGCCGGTTACACCGACATCGACTTCGTCGGCACGCTGAACGCCCAGAGCTGTGCCCTGACGCACGACGCCGACAACGAAGGACACGGCGGGTTCCAGGCCACCGCCACCGCCGACCAGAACCTGCTGCCCGGATGGCTGGCGGCGACCCGGCCGGACATCGTTGTCATGCACTTCGGCACCAATGACGTCTGGAGCAGCATCGCGCCGGACACCATCCTCGCCGCGTACACCAAGCTGGTCGGCCAGATGCGGGCCAGTAACCCGGCGATGAAGGTGCTGGTTGCCCAGCTCATCCCGATCAATCCGAGCAGTTGCGCCGAGTGCGCCGCTCGTACGGTGGCCTTCAACCAGCGGATTCCGGCCTGGGTGCAGGGCATCACCACCGCGCAGTCGCCGGTCACCGTCGTCGACCAGTGGACGGGCTTCGACTCGGCCACCGACACCAACGACGGCGTCCACCCCAACGCCTCCGGCGACGCCAAGATGGCGGCCCGCTGGTACCCAGCGCTGTCGGCCCTGCTCACCCCGGGCGACCCGGGCGACCCCGGGGACCCCGGGAGCGGTGGCTGCTCGGCGGCGTTCCGGGCGGTGTCGGTGTGGCAAGGCGGCTACCAGGGTGAGGTGACGGTCACCAACACCTCGTCCACGGCGGCGATCTCCTCCTGGGTGGTGACCCTCGTACTTCCGACGGGCAGCCAGGTCACCCAGGTCTGGAACGGCGCGCTGACCGGGACGACGGTGCGCAACGCCGGATACAACGGCACGGTGACGGCGGGGGCGAGCACCACCTTCGGCTTCCTCGCGAGTACGTCGGCTGCGGCGGGCACGCCTGCGGTGACGGCCACGTGTTCGGCGTCCTAG
- a CDS encoding ABC transporter ATP-binding protein yields MHDIDTPLIATRALSAGYGTRPVVRDLDIEVRPGEVVALLGPNGAGKSTTLRALSGDLAPMGGEVSWLGTPGHAPLHRRAREGLAYVGERTVFTRLDTTDNLRVGRVTPDRAVELFPELGKRLKVGAGMLSGGEQQMLSLARALCRTPRLLLADELSLGLAPLVVDRLLRAVREAADGGLGALLVEQHVRKVLDIADRVYVLHRGRITMTGTPKELRGNLDAIESSYLAEKTAEKTAEKTMYATD; encoded by the coding sequence GTGCACGACATCGACACGCCCCTGATCGCGACCCGCGCCCTGTCCGCCGGATACGGCACCCGACCCGTCGTACGCGACCTCGACATAGAGGTCCGTCCCGGTGAGGTCGTCGCTCTGCTCGGTCCCAACGGCGCGGGGAAGAGCACGACACTCAGGGCGTTGTCCGGCGACCTGGCCCCGATGGGCGGTGAGGTGAGCTGGCTGGGCACCCCCGGCCACGCACCCCTGCACCGGCGCGCCCGCGAGGGCCTCGCCTACGTCGGTGAACGGACGGTCTTCACCCGGCTCGACACCACCGACAACCTGCGGGTCGGGCGGGTGACACCGGACCGGGCCGTCGAGCTCTTCCCGGAACTCGGCAAACGCCTGAAGGTCGGCGCGGGCATGCTGTCCGGCGGCGAGCAGCAGATGCTGTCGCTGGCCCGCGCCCTGTGCCGGACCCCCAGGCTGCTCCTCGCGGACGAACTGTCGCTCGGCCTCGCCCCGCTCGTGGTCGACCGCCTCCTGCGCGCCGTCCGCGAGGCGGCGGACGGCGGCCTGGGTGCGCTGCTGGTCGAACAGCATGTGCGCAAGGTGCTGGACATCGCGGACCGCGTGTACGTCCTGCACCGCGGCCGCATCACCATGACCGGCACCCCGAAGGAACTGCGCGGAAACCTGGACGCGATCGAGTCCTCGTACCTCGCGGAGAAGACCGCAGAAAAGACTGCAGAAAAGACAATGTACGCAACCGACTGA
- a CDS encoding ABC transporter substrate-binding protein produces MNDSRRRRTAAASCLAVTGVLLAAGCGGEAAGSSTETTSLKGTPVKVMVWTPEDTQGSAQPGVRLTAQAYEKWINANGGIKGGPLKVLTCNEKNDPDEAEKCAQQAVAEKVVAVVGSYSLAGDRYMPILQKAGIPYLGGTGVSAAEFSNPLSFPVNGGTPVVFAAHGQQLVQEGCKKISGVRYDVAAAAIVSQFLTLGAVSAGGAPAKDLKVPVTSTDLAPQVAAATKGSDCVDVILGTHSDLFVTSYVQSGAKTKLGSVVGNLTPQLAESTGGASSPLEGSAITGYYPPSSDPAWKDFLAATKGNKDIDPTNGANGTTWVAFKVFTEAVKKLPAITSEALVQELDSTSGIDTGGLTPPLTWKTSTALPIKGLDRIHNTTATELTIRDGKIEWAKPGSTFVDVRKMLTAMSSG; encoded by the coding sequence ATGAACGACTCACGCCGACGCAGAACCGCCGCAGCGAGCTGCCTCGCGGTGACCGGAGTCCTGCTCGCCGCAGGCTGCGGGGGAGAGGCCGCCGGCAGCTCCACGGAGACCACCTCCCTGAAGGGCACACCGGTCAAGGTGATGGTCTGGACGCCGGAGGACACCCAGGGCAGCGCCCAGCCAGGCGTCCGGCTCACCGCCCAGGCATACGAGAAGTGGATCAACGCCAACGGCGGGATCAAGGGCGGTCCGCTGAAGGTCCTCACCTGCAACGAGAAGAACGACCCCGACGAGGCCGAGAAGTGCGCCCAGCAGGCGGTCGCCGAGAAGGTCGTCGCGGTCGTCGGCTCCTACAGCCTCGCGGGCGACCGCTACATGCCCATCCTGCAGAAGGCCGGCATCCCCTACCTCGGCGGGACCGGCGTCTCGGCCGCGGAGTTCTCCAACCCGCTGTCGTTCCCGGTCAACGGCGGCACCCCCGTCGTGTTCGCGGCACATGGGCAGCAGTTGGTGCAGGAGGGCTGCAAGAAGATCTCCGGCGTGCGTTACGACGTCGCCGCCGCCGCGATCGTCTCGCAGTTCCTCACCCTCGGTGCGGTCTCCGCCGGAGGGGCGCCGGCCAAGGACCTCAAGGTGCCGGTCACCTCGACCGACCTCGCGCCGCAGGTCGCCGCGGCGACCAAGGGCAGCGACTGCGTGGACGTCATCCTGGGCACGCACTCGGACCTGTTCGTGACGTCGTACGTGCAGTCCGGCGCGAAGACGAAGCTCGGCAGCGTCGTCGGCAACCTCACCCCGCAACTGGCCGAGAGCACCGGCGGTGCGAGCAGCCCGCTGGAGGGCTCCGCGATCACCGGGTACTACCCGCCCTCCTCCGACCCCGCCTGGAAGGACTTCCTCGCCGCCACCAAGGGCAACAAGGACATCGACCCCACCAACGGCGCCAACGGCACGACCTGGGTGGCGTTCAAGGTCTTCACCGAGGCGGTCAAGAAGCTCCCGGCCATCACGTCCGAGGCCCTCGTGCAGGAACTCGACAGCACCTCGGGCATCGACACCGGAGGCCTGACCCCGCCGCTGACCTGGAAGACGTCGACGGCTCTGCCCATCAAGGGGCTCGACCGTATCCACAACACCACCGCCACCGAACTGACCATCCGCGACGGCAAGATCGAGTGGGCCAAGCCCGGATCGACCTTCGTCGACGTCCGCAAGATGCTGACGGCCATGTCGTCCGGCTGA
- a CDS encoding OB-fold domain-containing protein, with product MAGLIAYGAYVPYHRLARADVAAVLGTGGGKGTRAVASYDEDTTSLAVEASRVALARGGLRPRIGQLFLATAAPAYLDKTNATAVHAALGLDEHVLAADMAGSVRSGLGALVTAARSPVPTLAVLSDLRTGLPGGNDETTGGDGAAAFVFGGHRNGAPVIAELLAHDTVSDELLDRWRLPGAPTSRVWEERFAEEIYVSLADKALTAALDHAALDIAAIDHFVVSGLHARACAAVRRTAGVRPEAVTPDLAATIGNAGTAQPGLLLADVLDRARPGELIALVVLGDGAGVLLLRATDALPAHRSARPVAAQIAAGSAPVPYATYLTWRGLLNREPPRRPDPEPPYAPPAHRRTAWKYGFVASRCEKCGTRHLPPDRVCTSCRSIDAMTDEPMEHVRGTVATFTVDRLAHTPSPPMLVVVVDYDDGGRFRCQLTDATEADAVIGARVEMTFRRTVTAAGIHNYFWKARPVRAGDTGQTEGTSG from the coding sequence ATGGCCGGACTGATCGCCTACGGCGCCTACGTGCCGTACCACCGCCTCGCCCGGGCGGACGTGGCCGCCGTACTCGGCACCGGAGGGGGCAAGGGAACCCGCGCGGTCGCCAGCTACGACGAGGACACCACCTCCCTGGCCGTCGAGGCGTCCCGCGTGGCCCTCGCCCGCGGCGGCCTGCGCCCTCGCATCGGCCAGCTCTTCCTGGCCACCGCCGCACCCGCCTACCTCGACAAGACGAACGCGACCGCCGTCCACGCGGCTCTCGGCCTGGACGAGCACGTCCTCGCCGCCGACATGGCCGGTTCCGTCCGCTCCGGCCTCGGCGCGCTGGTCACCGCCGCCCGCTCCCCGGTCCCGACGCTCGCGGTCCTGTCCGACCTGCGCACCGGCCTGCCCGGCGGCAACGACGAGACCACGGGCGGCGACGGCGCGGCGGCGTTCGTCTTCGGCGGGCACCGCAACGGGGCACCCGTCATCGCGGAACTGCTCGCCCACGACACGGTCAGCGACGAACTCCTCGACCGCTGGCGCCTGCCGGGTGCACCCACCTCCCGGGTCTGGGAGGAGCGGTTCGCCGAGGAGATCTACGTGTCCCTGGCCGACAAGGCGCTCACCGCGGCCCTCGACCACGCCGCCCTCGACATCGCAGCGATCGACCACTTCGTGGTCTCGGGTCTGCACGCACGCGCGTGCGCGGCGGTACGCCGTACAGCGGGCGTACGGCCCGAGGCGGTGACCCCGGACCTCGCCGCGACGATCGGCAACGCCGGCACCGCCCAGCCCGGCCTGCTCCTCGCCGACGTCCTCGACCGGGCCCGGCCCGGCGAGCTCATCGCGCTGGTCGTGCTCGGCGACGGCGCCGGAGTCCTCCTGCTGCGCGCCACCGACGCACTCCCGGCACACCGCAGCGCCCGCCCGGTCGCCGCACAGATCGCCGCGGGCAGCGCCCCCGTCCCGTACGCCACCTACCTCACCTGGCGCGGCCTTCTCAACCGCGAACCACCCCGCCGCCCGGACCCCGAGCCGCCCTACGCACCGCCCGCCCACCGCCGCACCGCCTGGAAGTACGGCTTCGTCGCCTCCCGTTGCGAGAAGTGCGGCACCCGGCATCTGCCGCCCGACCGGGTGTGCACCTCCTGCCGGAGCATCGACGCCATGACCGACGAGCCGATGGAACACGTACGCGGCACGGTCGCCACGTTCACCGTCGACCGGCTGGCCCACACGCCGAGCCCGCCGATGCTGGTAGTGGTCGTCGACTACGACGACGGCGGCCGGTTCCGCTGCCAGCTCACCGACGCGACGGAGGCGGACGCCGTCATAGGCGCCCGGGTGGAGATGACGTTCCGCCGCACGGTCACCGCCGCCGGCATCCACAACTACTTCTGGAAGGCCCGGCCGGTGCGCGCGGGCGACACCGGCCAGACCGAGGGGACAAGCGGATGA
- a CDS encoding acyl-CoA reductase: MSDTTLDAAAATSVAVVHVIRGEVDEGPLLDLGRFTAPELDLDRLVWPRTEPGPAFHVPVAEIVDLLVETGEALKADRAGLLAEALDRMVGVSPLPAEVLERAYAVLWRSFQRPGLYAQIDHELGGADVLDGWREVRLPGDRIAATRAFPPRLVHIIAGNAPGVAAMSVVRGALTKGVNLLKLPSNDLFTATAILRTMAAVAPGHPVVRSFSAVYWRGGDESVESVLFRPQFFDKLVAWGGEATIRGALRYVGPGLELVSFDPKTSISLIGREAFESRQALARAADAGAADATFFNQQACVASRFQFVEGSWEDADRYAALLCERLGVAREFSSADGPRVAAELREEIDVLRLLAPDYRVWGGYDGRGLVIRSPEPVDFHPDGKIVDVVPVAALSEAVMHAGVATQTVGVYPDTRKAELRDALACAGVQRVVSLGGAGGMPPGLSHDGFYPLQRLMRWVNDE, from the coding sequence ATGAGCGACACGACGCTCGACGCCGCTGCGGCGACTTCCGTGGCCGTCGTACACGTGATCCGCGGAGAGGTCGACGAGGGACCACTCCTCGACCTGGGCCGCTTCACCGCACCGGAACTCGACCTGGACCGCCTCGTGTGGCCCCGCACCGAACCCGGCCCCGCCTTCCACGTGCCCGTCGCGGAGATCGTCGACCTGTTGGTGGAGACCGGTGAGGCCCTCAAGGCGGACCGCGCGGGCCTGCTCGCCGAGGCCCTGGACCGAATGGTCGGGGTCAGCCCGCTGCCCGCGGAGGTGCTCGAACGTGCCTACGCCGTACTGTGGCGCAGCTTCCAACGACCCGGCCTGTACGCCCAGATCGACCACGAACTCGGCGGAGCGGACGTACTCGACGGCTGGCGCGAGGTTCGGCTGCCCGGGGACCGGATCGCGGCCACTCGCGCCTTCCCGCCGCGCCTGGTGCACATCATCGCCGGCAACGCACCCGGCGTCGCGGCGATGTCCGTCGTACGCGGCGCCCTCACCAAGGGCGTCAACCTGCTGAAGCTGCCCTCGAACGACCTGTTCACCGCGACCGCGATCCTGCGCACGATGGCCGCGGTGGCGCCCGGCCATCCTGTCGTGCGCTCGTTCTCCGCCGTGTACTGGCGCGGTGGCGACGAGAGCGTGGAGAGCGTGCTCTTCCGCCCGCAGTTCTTCGACAAACTGGTCGCCTGGGGCGGCGAGGCCACGATCCGCGGCGCACTGCGGTACGTGGGCCCGGGCCTCGAACTGGTCTCCTTCGACCCCAAGACCTCCATCTCCCTGATCGGCCGCGAGGCCTTCGAGTCCCGTCAGGCCCTGGCCCGGGCCGCCGACGCGGGCGCTGCCGACGCCACGTTCTTCAACCAGCAGGCGTGTGTGGCCAGCCGCTTCCAGTTCGTCGAGGGCTCCTGGGAGGACGCGGACCGCTACGCCGCCCTGCTCTGCGAACGCCTCGGCGTGGCAAGGGAGTTCAGCTCCGCCGACGGACCGCGAGTCGCCGCGGAACTCCGCGAGGAGATTGACGTACTGCGCTTGTTGGCTCCGGACTACCGGGTGTGGGGCGGCTACGACGGCCGGGGCCTGGTCATCCGTTCGCCGGAGCCGGTGGACTTTCACCCCGACGGAAAGATCGTCGACGTCGTCCCCGTCGCCGCACTGTCCGAAGCCGTCATGCACGCCGGGGTGGCCACCCAGACGGTCGGCGTGTATCCCGACACCCGCAAGGCGGAACTGCGCGATGCCCTCGCCTGCGCCGGCGTCCAGCGTGTCGTCTCCCTCGGCGGGGCGGGCGGCATGCCACCGGGCCTCTCCCACGACGGCTTCTACCCGCTGCAACGGCTCATGCGCTGGGTGAACGACGAGTGA